The Diorhabda carinulata isolate Delta chromosome 12, icDioCari1.1, whole genome shotgun sequence DNA window gttaaataCCTAATTACAAACATCTTGCTCGATTAtgtatcaaaaagtttttggaGTAATTAACTTACTcgcattaaaaataaattagaaattaattatGGTCAAACCTTTATTATTGCTttcctttattttatattatcaacaaCTTATTCAGGAATTAGtgttttaacaaattattttttttaaacaaaccaAACAAACTATGAATGTgcatatttgtaaaattatccaatataatgaatttgtcagaatataaataatatcaacTTCTAGCTATACTATAATTTAAATCTCGTATTTCACTATCAATACTATAAAAACGACAGATAagtacaataattaaaaaatcttatttaaatTCTGTTACAGACGAAgattatttttcagaaatcaAAATTCCTAGCTAATCACCTTTAAAAACTAAACGTGACAACAATGTGTAAAAACCAACACTCCCATTACTGTTAAGCGGCGCCAAATTCCGTTTAAATCGATTTTACTTCGAGACGATACTAATGTTCGCTACAAAAACCACCTGTTGATATTTTGCGAATGCAAAGTATCCCTTTTTAACCCTTAAGAAACAACTTTTCAATCCCACCTATATCGATACCGGGCGTTGTTGTTTAAACAAATAACCGACAACAACCGTCAATGTATGTGAAGTGGATGAGATCATCACCGTAGTTacgaagataataaaaaaatattactgcTTTATATTTAGAAAGCAGTATGAATAAGTAATCGCTTGTACGTTATAGATCGTTGTTTTATCAATacagttttaaacaaaattttgaaataattaaataattacaatatcaaataaaacaattcttttcTTGATTCATTATGTATGAAAAGTAACACCTGCcttattcatattattcatattattgtttTCGTATACGTTCTCCTATCAGTAACAAAAACTTTATGAGTCACATTTACAGAGACATTGAATACCGTGAATAATTAAAccatgattttttaacaaaattttttgctcttttttggtattaaaaacGTATCACGAACGCATATATGTATCAGCTTGAGGGTAAAAGgggtttttaattttatttctgaatatATACAAGAAAGTCTGAATAGTACACACAAAACAATTGAAGTACCTATTAAAAGTATACGCGGCAACAATGCAAGaattgaggttaggaaaaatagataaacaaataaaacgcggatttttaattgttatatatcatttaaaaaagGGAATGTACTTAAgtattgaatttcaatattttattaataataaaggtCATATAACATTTGATTGATACAACAAATGTAAAAGTTCTATGCccattatagttttttttactaataaagTAAATTTGGATTTAGAAAAACTTCATCTTGTGCTCTGAATTATACAAATATGAAgtaaaaacgttaaaatttcataattgcTAAATCATTTgaggatataaaaaaaattattacgatATTCGAAATGCGGGTCCAACATTTTCCCTTTTAAAAATGACTCACGTTTATTTGGTCTAAAAGTAGCACACACATGACGAATATTTTTTGCGTGATTCACCTTAGAAGGTAACTAGTCAAACAATTATTGCAATTTTTAACCGATTTGCACGAAACCAAAGAAGCCCGATAAGGTATAGATGAATGTAGATGTAACAACAGATGTTCTGATTTTCCTTGTCCGATTAAATCATTTTATGTTACTTTCATACTTCGCCATAAATAATGATTATATGTGGCAATACTGAGTATACAGGATGTCCGCGGTAACGTGATAAAATGCGTAACCATTTATTAAGCCTATgcaatataaaaaaacgtttatatTTAAATCTATGATTAATTTGCCGTAAATTTCacggaaacaaaaattgatacttagaaaattcatcattattcgtatttattcattcattagtattctGTACTTCGAAAACGAACGAAATTTACGTTTGTGAAATGTGATTTTAGAGTTGCCTATCTTGCAGGCATTCTTCGCGgtaaattttgaattgtatattctaattgttattttgtaatatgttcattttACTCAGACAAACTATATTCGTTACTTAACAGAACGTCAAAATTgccaatataattaaataaaaaaaaactactatGTGAAAAACTTACTCGGTTTCTGCTAACTGTGCAATTCGTGCGGCTTTTTTAAATTTGCTACTTCTATAATCGACATTTTGTTgtgatttacattttttctctaaacattcaagaatttttgaaactttgacAGGCGATGTGTCATCATCCATACCGAAAAAACTATACAGTATAAATAGTATTTTCATTCTTAACGTCAATCCATTATTtgaactaacctaacctaaccaatgaAATCTTAGAAAACCATCAAAATCACAAAATCTGGTTTATATGTTTCTATATCgacttaattttaggtctcttatataaaattgtttttttttttaaatcaatgaaATGTTTCAAATGCAATATTCAAgtttgaaagacaatttttttgttgttttgaacAATTTCCCTTTCAATTTACGCGGATTTCAAACCTaggagattttttttattattttttatgttggtAATAACCTGTGTGGCAGTTGTTCATAGATCTATTTTAAAAGCTATGATCggatttgttcaaatttatgCTAACTGGTCAATAGATTTGTACATGACATAAATAGgaatggaagaagaagaaattaacgTCTAAATAAACGGTTaacatctaaaaataaaaattatgtttgtgttttggaataataaaactttttcctTCAGAGCTTTCAGATTTTAACgcaacagaaataaaaatttattattatcatcaccCGATACTGAATTGTTCGCGTACTTATGTTATAGTGGTGATCAAATTCAAGGTTCAGCGCACGATATTCCTTTTCTTTTAATAACAATGTTTCAAgtgttatttaatattatattatataataaatagcaTGGAGcgtgtttttttaataatactgGTAATTCCATTGAAACTTATCAGTAAATTTGTTAGATATAGCAAATATCAATttgatacatttgaactactattatttaatatatgaaaagtATAAGTAAATTTTgctaaagaatttattttctgagatacatttgaactactattatTTAACATCAGAAAATTATGAGTAAATTTTGCCGAGTAGTATTTCTTTGCAGATATAGTAAATATCCATAAGATATAATTGAACTACTATAATGTATTATCAgaaaattaatagtaaattttGCCGATGAGTATCTTTCCTCAGATATATGAGCTGGCAAACCATCTGAGAATGTCTTGCTAAAGGTTTATATACCTCAAAAGGCTAGTGCTAACACATTGGGAGTGTAGAATAAAAATCGCCCAGAAAAGTAGCTTATTTTAGAAGGCAGAACGAGGTGCGCAACGTATCAGTTTAGGGATAAAttttaaatcttattttatttgattttgatagTAATTTAATCGtctattttctcattttatgtatatattttacttaaacACTTACTAAAAGATAgatacaaattttagaaaaaatatttatttaaataagccATTTAACTacataataattcttttttccTACTCTAACtaaagttgaattatttttgagcCTATGAATATCCAAATTAATAACTTCACTAGGATTATTTATTCTTTCTTGGTTGATGTAAAAGCCTCCCGCTGTTATTATCCTTAGAGCGTCTTCTACAAAACAATAAACGTTTAAAGCAAGTACTTTAATTCACTATGGTTCACTACATACGTTTTGTTAAAAAACATCCGGCTTTTAAAGACAAATCTAATACACTTAAACCAGCTTCCGGTAAAATTTCCACAACCGTAGCTCCATTGAACAAATGACCTACTTCTTCAGCATTTAATTCACCCAATGATGCAATACTTCCTTCATATAAAGCTTCACTCGCTTTTTTGGCCTTTTCTAAACCTTGTTCACCGTGTACCAATATAGTGACCTTTATAAACATTTCCTAATTTAGTTCATTcgataaatttatagaaatttttgattctcaacaactatttttcaaaactaaataatttagtgcattatattatgaaaataagtagaaaaaaatattttaaaagccaAAAAGTTGTGACAAACTTTGAAATCCTCAATATACAAACGCTAATAATTCTACCAGTTAATTACTTGTTCAGCAAGTCTTCTTTGTGGTAACCTTTTATCTGGTTTTTCTCTATGTTGCCTCATTAAATCCGTTATACTCCCTAAAGGATCAAAAGTGAATAATTTCAGAAGCTTTTCTACTTCTGAATCCGGTTGTCTCATCCAGAATTGATAAAAAGTAAACGGAGATGTTTTGTCGTCTGAAAGCCAAACGGCGTTACCTGcagattttccaaatttatcaCCAATTTCAGTAGTCATCAAAGGAAGTGTCAAACCTGTAAGATAAATTGATCCCTCAAGTGATTTTTTCTAGTTGTAATTTATGTAACATACCATATACCgcttttttacaaattttacttatCAATTCATGCCCTGACATTATATTTCCCATTTGATCGTTACCTCCTATCTGAAATAGACAAAACTATCACCCTTCCTATGTTGGGTTATACTATatacaaaaatacttttcaGAAGACATGAATATAGCAAATTTCAGattggtacatttgaactactattatTTAATATCTGAAAATAATTACTGAATTTTGCCAGAGTTGATTTCCTCGGATATGGCAATTATCCgtttggtacatttgaactactattatTTAATATGAGCAATAAAATATGGTGATGATTAACTTTCTTCGGATATGCAAGTTAGCAGATCATTTGAGAATATCCTGTAAAAGGTTTATGTACTTCGAAGGAATAGTGCTAACATCTTGGGATGTGGAACAAAAATTCTCTAGGAAAGTATGCTGTAAATAAGTATATTAAACGATTATATTACCTGAAATGTACAACCATATGTTTTAAACAAATGTAACCAATCGTATGCTTGAAACAACTGGTAACTGAACTCTGTAAAACTCATCCCAGAGGGAGACTGCAGTCTTGTTTGTACACTTGTTCTTGATAACAATGTACCCATTCTTAAAAATCTCCCAGCTCCACCAATGAGATCTATTGGATCCATTACTTGATACcaactattattattaagtaaCCTTTAGAAAAACATctcttatatttaaaaaaatttaaaaattggtgGTATACCTAACAGGTTTCAAGAGATCTTTATgtttccataaatatttttcatgatttgTGAATACAGtgctaatatttttaaaaattccgtTAATATTATCATCTATAAACGATTTTGATAACTGTTCTCGTTCTGTATTTCTACCACTGGGATCACCTATCTTACCAGTTGCACCTCCTATCTAAAAGTTTATCTGTgacaatatattattatcataCGAAATGagagtttttttcatttaattaccAATGCAATTGTTTCATGACCTCCTCTTTGCCAGTGTAATAGATTCactaaaactaataaattcCCTACATGTAAACTGTTTGCCGTAGGATCAAATCCTGCATATACTGTTTGATAACGCGAATTTAGTAAATCTGTAACAACGTTCCTAAAAGATATcctattttctaaattgaacCGTTTAAATATGTAATGTACTTACGCTGCATTGTCTGGAAAAATATCTTCGAGCATACCACgatcttttaatttcattatatttcgaTTGGAAAAATATCTgttaaaatatatgttatttttcccataacgaaataaaaacttaataaacatttttaaacaaaataaataggtTAATATTATTGGTTATGTTAATCTACGTTTTTAGCTCTTAACATAGAAGGTATCCATCCCAACAAttaagatgaaataaaaaaattatcggtAACTAGGTATAATCtgaaataaattctattttttattttagttaaaattattttaatagaataataactaattagtatataatatattagcggttaataaaatataaataacgaaaGTTGGTCATATTGGGacattgatatattttcttaggTTGGTATTGATCAGTTTAGTCAAATCATTCCCTCAAATTTAAAACTGTTAGAATCTATCAAAAACTTTATAGGGTATTATCAAGTTCCcggttttttttacattataagACACTGATATTATATGagtttaaaatattgaatattcgTTAATCTCATTATTTTCGGTTTCAATAATTACGAAATTAGTTATCTAGTGAATTTATTgttgaattaaataataatattataaaatggcATCAACTGCAGTGGCACTCCCAAGAATAGCTGTAAAGGACGATGAGGTATGTTCTAATCTATTATTGTTTGTAAACACAAACGTTAATATTATTCTAATAGGTATTTATTATTGCTTTAAAATTAACATACtctcttttttgttttaaatatcaCCAAATTTAGTTAACTAAACATATTTTCAGTCTGAGGAAGATAAAGAACTTCAGGCTGAATTAAAATCACTTGTCGACAAAATTACAGTAAGTTAAATTAACTATACTTTTTACacaatataacataaaattcaattattatttaggGTAACGATATACAGTTAATTCAACCGGCGATAGACATGATGAAATATATAATCCGCACTTCGACAACTTCCATGACCTCCGTTCCTAAACCTCTTAAATATTTGGCTCCTCATTACGATTCGTTGAAAGATGCccataaaaaaatccaaaatgaaCAAATGGCCAAAAATATTGCAGACATAATATCTCTACTTGCTATGGGTACTGCCGGCGGAGAGGAAGCAAAAGCTAACAGAGATTGCCTCAAATATTGTATTCAAGGTAAGAGTGTTCGTTTTTATATAGCagcgattaaaaaaatttcgtaaataaatacaaaaaattaatataaaataataatttacactATACATTATTCTATTTAAtagattgtttatatttgtagATCATAGAGTTAATAATAAAGATAGAAAGAGAAGAATGttaatattagtattatttAAAGAGAGAAAGAACATCGGTTTATCATTCTTTTTACCCGCTTTTGATTGGTTTAAGTCTAGAGTCATTATTAAAGATCCAATCAGAATCTAGTAGAGAGAAATATATCATTTCTCTATCTCTTAATTTCCATACCTCGCTCtctctatttttatcattaactcTATGAAGTAGATGCACTAAATGATACACTACAGGGCCGGCTTAAAAACAAAATgcatttacaataaaaaaaaatgatttgatacGATGACGTAAGTGACGTTTTGAATTGACATCGACTATATGTATCAagatatgttttatttaatacagGGGCGGTTCGAGAAGAAAATTTCGTAACGtaacattaaataattattcttaatattatataatCGAGTATTTAAATGAGATATTTGGAGATTAGTTTTGTTTAGTACAGGGgcggtttgagaaaaaaattaatagagattcgtaaaaaaatagaaaattaacgtaaaataatgataatatgtAATGTCGTCCTCTATAAAACtgtcattattttgtatttaccTCATGATTTAGTTAGTGTTACGTCataatttgaggttaagtcTTATTTTTGGTGATATAATCGAGTACTATTGGCTCAAATCACGACTTTTTGGTTCAATACAGGGGTAGATAGAGAAATTCTTGAATTATAGGTACGATGGAGAATATTGGAGATTGGGGTCATGAGTATATTAGACAGTTAGAGAAAGAAATAGTTCAACAGTGGTCGTTTAACTGCGAGAAAAGTTGCGAATCGTTAATACCTCTTGTTCGCGATATAATGTCGTTCAATTGTTCGCACAACGCCGAAATACAAGGGTGCGATCTTCTTATGGAAATCGATCGTTTGGAAATGTTACCGGATTATGTGGCAGAAAATAATTACCAAAGGATCTGCATGTATTTGTATTCGTGCGCCAAATACGTCGACGAGATCGAAAGAACGAAAATAATGGAACTGGTATGCGAGGAGTACATGAATTTCGAAGAATTCGCCAAAGCTATgattattttcatacaaatcgACGCCAGACTTTCTGTTAGGAGAATATTCAATTATTGCGAAGACAAGTAAGTACCGGTTTTGTTTTGTCGcattttcttttcgtttttatatAGCCAACGACTGGACTAAATCCAACCGTTccacgatttttttcaaaataaacatgataataatcatttgtaacgtgaattttttaaatattcataacttggaaaaaatttttgtttcgtcatatttttttcgtttttgctACAATCAACGACCGGactaaaagttttgttttgtcgcgttttcttttcgtttttatatAGTCAACGACCGGACTAAATCGAACTGTTCGACGATTCATTTccaaatatacataataataattatttgtaacgtgatttttaagatattcataacagaaaaaaaaattcacacccCCAGATGAGATAAGGAACCGATAgagataaatttgtttttattattgttgacCGAGTATAATACAACTTTACCCTTCCATTGTATTGTACTAAACATCATAAAAACATCCGCGTACAATTTAGATAAACTTGGCGCGCTTCTATAAGAATTCAAATTATAGTGCAGTGAAATTGTGTGAGGATATCAAATTTAcacaattatattttcaaattttgaaatctgTTAAAACTTTATCTACGAGGTATGACaattttaactttgaaaaaaaggtTTTGAGATCGTACAATCCAAACGTTTTATTTTGGGGAGGCTTATTTTTCGGAGAGGGGGCTCGGCTAAAGAGGAAAAAgttatacattaaaaaaaatatctgttgTTAAAGTTTTGGCACTGTTTTTTGAAGTTGTTAAGCAAACCGAGGAACGTATCCATTTTCTATTCTAACTTTCGCCAAAGAAACTCAGACAGGTGCATTATCAATTGATCAATCTCGACTTCAGTAATTAGGGGGCGGTTAAGTTGTCTTAATTGGtcgataattataaaaaaagatatttttctatgaaagcCGATATGTTTGCTTCGAAAAATCGTTGAAAGTATTAATTTCCGACATCTGGAACCtcaataaatagattttatgaTATCGAAAACGTGAAATTAGCctgtttttattatgattacAAATCAATTAGATTCagaattattattctattatactATCATTTCTTACTTATTTTACCtactaaaaatgattatttaataatcgTATCGTTaaccaaaaaacaataaaatttaactgGACTATTACAATCTTATTCGAGTCAATGTTTTTGATttccatttaaataatttttacaccAAAAGAGACGATATTTTCAAGGTCGTTATTGTGAAGTGTAGAGATGGGAACTTCTATTTACAACTTAGTACGTTAGTCGGTTTCTATTTCTAAAGAACATCTCGAAGGTATAATTATTTCACggtaattaatcaatttttaggGTTACTCTTTTTCAACTAGCATTTATATGTGCCCGACATAATTACCCAGTTGAAATTGATCCCGATCACGAGTATTATGATGAACTTATCGGCATTTTAAGTAACAGCTATTtaagcaattattttttaacgttaGTCCGAGAGGTATGTACGTaattcttatataaaaaaaatattttcacaaatgaattttttcatattcctcAGTTGGATATACTTGACCCGAAATCACCTCAAGACGTATATAAAACTTGGTTAGAACCTATTCCCCCACGGATTACGATATTGGGTGAAGATTTGGACAGCGCCAAACAAAATTTGGCTTCTTCTTTTGTTAACGGTTTCGTCAACGCAGGCTTTGGTAACGACAAACTTCTTACGGTTCCATCAGGTAAATAATAGCAGATTCCGAATTAGTTCGGAACATATTACGAACCGGGATCGATATTAGAACCGATTCGGTATGACCGAACTAATTCGGAACCACTCTTGGCGAACAAACCTAATAACCTAATACAAAGCATGGTTGCCAAGATGTCTACCATAGAACTAAACACTTAGGAGAAGTGAAATGTCGTACGTTAGTTGTCGTTAACGTTTAGTTCTGTGGcggaaattattaattattataaatagttgatttttttcaagGAAATAAATGGATCTATCGTAATAAAGAACATGGAATGATGAGCGCAACGGCTTCTTTAGGCCTTCTTCATTTATGGGACGTGGATGGTGGACTAACACCAATCGATAGATATTTGTATTCGACTGATGATTATATTAAATCTGGAGCGTTATTAGCTCTCGGTATCGTCAATTGTAGAGTTCGAAACGAATGTGATCCCGCATTAGCATTGCTTGGAGATTACGTGAATTCAGAAAATGAAATACTTCAAATTGGTGCTCTTACGGGATTAGCACTAGCCTATGCAGGTTACttcctctataatttttatttgtctatttcaaacATAGCTGTCAagtacgtataaataaaaaagaagaaatacacataacctcaaattaaatttgtttgaacctttgttgttttttttttaatataccgTTCCTATTTAAAAGGAAAACtatgtttggaaaatatttttttgttaattttaggTTCTCATCGAGAAGATGTAATAGATTTGTTATTGCCGCTAGTAAATACCGCCGAATCCATGGAAGTTCTTGGAATAACTTGTCTAGCTCTAGGATTTATCTCTATAGGTAGATCGGATAATGGGATACCATCGGCGATCATAGGAAAAATAATCGAATTGAATAATAACGAACTTCTTAAATCGTCGTTTATGAAATTAGTCGGATTAGGTTTATCGTTGTGTTATTTAGGAGCGAGAGAAGATATTGAAGTAACCAACGAAGCTCTTAGCGTAATGGAGGAACCTTTTAAAACTTGCACACAAACTACGTTATTGATGTGTGCTTATGCGGGTACAGGCGACGTATTAACTATACAAGAATTGTTGCGGATCGTTGGTAAGtacatatttttcagtaaacTCATTGTTTTATCTTGGAAAAATTCAGCTGTGGGAAAACGttcttcaaaattaaattaagtgGGTCCTACACTATGTAGCGACTCGATCTGATAAATCAAAAACTGGGGCGATGAAGAGCAACTCTACTATTCCACACTTAGCAAAGACGCTTTCGGAGAACTTTATCTCTAAGATTCTTTTGTAGCATTGACCATAGCTCCACGTAGTCTTACATTGAGTACTTTATGTTTTAGAGGTGATTTTATATCTGCATTAGTTATAAAGTTGCAGTGTCACTATTTACAGTTTCTTTAGCGACAAGGTCTGCCCCTTCGTTTCCTTGTATATCAGTTTTGAATGTATTGATTATGGTTATAAGTATACCAAtcatccaaaattattttttttgcatagAAACAGTCTTCTAATTACAATTTGATATCTACAGTTCATTTCTTAAATCTTTTTAAATGGTTTTGTtgctaaattgtcttgattttaggtatcttttTCTTAGGGGTTCGATATTGAGTAAACATTTTCGACCGGGACAATTTTTATTGCAGGTGAAAAGGTGGAAATACCTGAAAAAAAGAGAAAGGAAAAAACCGAAAAGAAAGACAAAAAAGAAAAGACCAATAGTCCCGATAAAccaaaggaaacaaaaaaattgaaattggacTATTCTATGGGACAGGCAATGGCTACTTTGGCTGTTGGTGTTGTTGCTATAGGTGAAGATATCGGTAAGACTTCCAACAAAAACTATAGTTATAATAagttaacgaaaaaaaaaaattttatgtataggTATTGAAATGATCCACAGAATATTTGGACAAGTTGCCCGTTACGGGGAGCCTTCTGTTCGAAAGGCTGTACCTTTGGCGATGGCTCTATCTTCAGTATCAAATcccaaattgaatatttgtgaCGTTTTGACAAAATATTCCCACGACTCGGATCCAGATGTGGCGGTGAATGCCATTTTTGGTTTAGGTATTGTCGGTGCTGGTTCAAATAACGCCCGATTAGCTGCCACTTTGAGACAACTTGCCGTTTTCCATAATAAGAATCCTTCTGAATTATTTATGGTGCGAATTGCGCAAGGTTTGATACATATGGGTAAAGGGACAATGACTTTCGATCCTATGCACACCGATAGAATGTTAATGGATCCTGTAGGACTCGTAGGTGAGTATATATTTCAGTAAATAAGATTTGATGAAGGTATAACTTGATTCTTTCAGCTCTTGTAACAGTGATGGTGAGTTTATTGGAACCGCAAAGCCTCATACTCGGACCATGTCACTATTTGCTTTATTTACTATCTGCGGCAATCCAACCTAGGTGGTTATTAACTCTAGATGAAGACTTGCGCACTTTACCAGTGACTGTTCGGGTAGGACAAGCTGTAGATACAGTCGGTAAAGCTGGTACTCCTAAAACGATTGCTGGAATCCATACTCATGTAACCCCGGTGTTATTGGCAACAGCTGAAAGAGCGGAATTGGCTACTGATGAGTTTGAAGTGGTTGCTCCTACTTTAGATGGAATCTGCGTTTTGAAGAGAGTTGAAGAAAAACCGAATTGATATGAAAATTCcggttttattttttgtttcaattgttttGTATTAGTTTGTTTGAATcagtattattttgaataaaaacgattgttttttcatttttattattcacttgtagttaaatattttattttttgtttgt harbors:
- the LOC130900221 gene encoding tyrosine--tRNA ligase, mitochondrial; protein product: MFIKFLFRYGKNNIYFNRYFSNRNIMKLKDRGMLEDIFPDNAANVVTDLLNSRYQTVYAGFDPTANSLHVGNLLVLVNLLHWQRGGHETIALIGGATGKIGDPSGRNTEREQLSKSFIDDNINGIFKNISTVFTNHEKYLWKHKDLLKPVRLLNNNSWYQVMDPIDLIGGAGRFLRMGTLLSRTSVQTRLQSPSGMSFTEFSYQLFQAYDWLHLFKTYGCTFQIGGNDQMGNIMSGHELISKICKKAVYGLTLPLMTTEIGDKFGKSAGNAVWLSDDKTSPFTFYQFWMRQPDSEVEKLLKLFTFDPLGSITDLMRQHREKPDKRLPQRRLAEQVTILVHGEQGLEKAKKASEALYEGSIASLGELNAEEVGHLFNGATVVEILPEAGLSVLDLSLKAGCFLTKQDALRIITAGGFYINQERINNPSEVINLDIHRLKNNSTLVRVGKKNYYVVKWLI
- the LOC130900222 gene encoding 26S proteasome non-ATPase regulatory subunit 2-like, giving the protein MASTAVALPRIAVKDDESEEDKELQAELKSLVDKITGNDIQLIQPAIDMMKYIIRTSTTSMTSVPKPLKYLAPHYDSLKDAHKKIQNEQMAKNIADIISLLAMGTAGGEEAKANRDCLKYCIQGTMENIGDWGHEYIRQLEKEIVQQWSFNCEKSCESLIPLVRDIMSFNCSHNAEIQGCDLLMEIDRLEMLPDYVAENNYQRICMYLYSCAKYVDEIERTKIMELVCEEYMNFEEFAKAMIIFIQIDARLSVRRIFNYCEDKVTLFQLAFICARHNYPVEIDPDHEYYDELIGILSNSYLSNYFLTLVRELDILDPKSPQDVYKTWLEPIPPRITILGEDLDSAKQNLASSFVNGFVNAGFGNDKLLTVPSGNKWIYRNKEHGMMSATASLGLLHLWDVDGGLTPIDRYLYSTDDYIKSGALLALGIVNCRVRNECDPALALLGDYVNSENEILQIGALTGLALAYAGSHREDVIDLLLPLVNTAESMEVLGITCLALGFISIGRSDNGIPSAIIGKIIELNNNELLKSSFMKLVGLGLSLCYLGAREDIEVTNEALSVMEEPFKTCTQTTLLMCAYAGTGDVLTIQELLRIVGEKVEIPEKKRKEKTEKKDKKEKTNSPDKPKETKKLKLDYSMGQAMATLAVGVVAIGEDIGIEMIHRIFGQVARYGEPSVRKAVPLAMALSSVSNPKLNICDVLTKYSHDSDPDVAVNAIFGLGIVGAGSNNARLAATLRQLAVFHNKNPSELFMVRIAQGLIHMGKGTMTFDPMHTDRMLMDPVGLVALVTVMVSLLEPQSLILGPCHYLLYLLSAAIQPRWLLTLDEDLRTLPVTVRVGQAVDTVGKAGTPKTIAGIHTHVTPVLLATAERAELATDEFEVVAPTLDGICVLKRVEEKPN